The following proteins come from a genomic window of Anaerobutyricum hallii:
- a CDS encoding ParB/RepB/Spo0J family partition protein gives MKTRSGEKIKLASIEELLGVVNEESAMDIEIAKIHSFKSHPFKVLDDERMQELVESVKEHGILTPVLLRPCGVDEYEMISGHRRMHAAQLAGLTTVPSIIREMDDDAAVVFMVDSNIQREELLPSEKAFAFKMKMDAMRHQGTCRHDGDKLESVSERKTAFVVGESSGTSARSVQRYIRLTELIPELLDFVDQKRLQFTVAVDISYIDKEIQKWLYEYIRDNGSVRANQIAALRSELGQGVMTQPKMILILNENLPGKKPGSKITLSEKKLREYFPSGYTTTEMRSVILELLDNWKECQNGGIE, from the coding sequence ATGAAAACTAGAAGTGGAGAAAAAATCAAATTAGCAAGTATTGAAGAATTACTTGGTGTTGTAAATGAAGAATCCGCTATGGATATCGAGATCGCAAAGATTCACAGCTTTAAATCACATCCATTTAAAGTGCTGGATGATGAAAGGATGCAGGAACTGGTGGAAAGTGTAAAAGAACATGGGATTCTCACACCGGTTCTGTTACGTCCCTGTGGTGTTGATGAGTATGAGATGATCTCCGGTCACCGAAGAATGCACGCTGCCCAGCTGGCAGGGCTTACAACTGTTCCTTCTATTATAAGAGAGATGGATGACGATGCTGCTGTCGTGTTTATGGTGGATTCCAATATTCAGAGAGAGGAACTTTTGCCGAGTGAAAAAGCCTTTGCCTTTAAAATGAAGATGGATGCAATGCGACATCAAGGAACTTGTCGCCACGATGGCGACAAGCTGGAATCTGTGAGTGAAAGAAAAACAGCATTTGTTGTAGGTGAAAGTAGTGGAACTTCAGCACGAAGTGTTCAGCGTTATATCCGTTTAACGGAACTGATTCCGGAATTACTGGACTTTGTAGACCAGAAGCGTCTGCAGTTTACTGTTGCGGTTGACATTTCCTATATAGATAAAGAGATCCAGAAGTGGCTGTATGAGTACATCAGGGACAATGGAAGTGTCCGGGCTAATCAGATCGCGGCCCTCCGGAGTGAACTCGGACAGGGGGTCATGACGCAGCCAAAGATGATCTTGATCTTAAACGAGAATCTGCCCGGGAAGAAACCGGGGAGCAAGATCACATTATCAGAAAAGAAGTTACGGGAATATTTCCCTTCAGGATATACAACAACGGAGATGAGAAGTGTCATTTTGGAACTTCTGGACAACTGGAAAGAATGCCAGAATGGAGGGATAGAATGA
- a CDS encoding ParA family protein, protein MCRVIVICNQKGGVAKTTSTVNLGIGLVKEGRKVLLIDADPQGSLTASLGYVEPDELKTTLATIMMAVINEEEIQPTDGILHHKEGVDLLPGNIELSALEVIMGNVMSRELIMKEYVEQLRERYDYILIDCMPSLGMITINALVSADLVLIPVQAAYLPVKGLQQLIKTISMVKRRLNRKLQIQGILLTMVDFRTNYAKDIASRVHETYGAEIEIFHTVIPFSVKAAEASAEGISILTYCPGNKVGIAYKNLTQEVLSYEN, encoded by the coding sequence ATGTGTAGAGTCATTGTTATTTGTAATCAAAAAGGCGGAGTTGCCAAGACCACTTCAACGGTCAATCTTGGCATTGGACTTGTAAAAGAAGGGAGAAAAGTTTTATTGATCGATGCCGATCCGCAGGGGAGTCTCACAGCCAGCCTGGGATATGTGGAACCGGATGAGTTAAAAACGACTCTGGCGACGATCATGATGGCGGTCATCAATGAGGAGGAAATCCAGCCAACCGATGGCATCTTACATCATAAGGAAGGCGTGGATCTTCTTCCGGGAAATATTGAATTATCCGCATTGGAAGTCATCATGGGAAATGTGATGAGCAGGGAACTCATCATGAAGGAATATGTGGAACAGCTTAGAGAAAGATACGATTACATACTGATCGATTGTATGCCAAGTCTGGGGATGATCACGATCAATGCTTTAGTATCGGCAGATCTTGTATTGATTCCGGTTCAGGCTGCTTATCTCCCGGTCAAGGGTCTTCAACAGTTGATAAAAACGATTTCCATGGTAAAGAGACGGTTAAACCGGAAACTTCAGATTCAGGGGATCCTTTTAACTATGGTAGATTTTCGGACAAATTATGCAAAGGACATTGCAAGTAGGGTTCATGAAACCTATGGGGCAGAGATAGAGATATTTCATACGGTGATCCCATTCTCAGTAAAAGCGGCGGAAGCCAGTGCAGAGGGAATCAGCATTTTAACTTATTGTCCGGGCAATAAAGTTGGCATTGCATACAAAAATCTTACCCAGGAGGTTTTGTCCTATGAAAACTAG
- a CDS encoding DUF6273 domain-containing protein, protein MKKRKIWHRVLPFVLTVAMLAGFCPQGISFKDTQLTVPEVKAATTLKNPITIPDDSLEAGQRTTWNCIWFGSYPQSEVTKADGTIYNTLKNKFNWDDNGDGYVGKNKYRRVARKDVEYPANWENNQDYRYFKYEPVKWRVLNVEGEKALLVADKALDLKPYHNTYTDVTWEKCSLRSWLNDEFINSAFLANERSAIPSTTVKAESSIRPTTDGNKVDGGKDTTDKVFILSFSEVSGKYGFRSVDDLDSYGDHDEAKKCSMTNYAYVFNGSSYEEKNCYWWIRNPGDYSNMAVISGENGRVLGYGNGVNASQPAVRPALYLNLSNKKVYSDAGTVCSNGKVKESKKEEGYVEDNDFVNQLDVANMLEDIEISGGKFSSPEMEILGKKVSLINADADGHVAQSLHRKFILMI, encoded by the coding sequence ATGAAGAAAAGAAAGATTTGGCATCGAGTACTGCCGTTTGTATTAACGGTAGCGATGCTCGCAGGTTTTTGCCCGCAGGGGATAAGTTTTAAGGATACGCAGTTGACTGTGCCGGAAGTGAAAGCAGCGACAACGCTTAAGAATCCGATAACAATTCCAGATGATAGTCTAGAAGCAGGGCAGAGAACGACATGGAACTGTATCTGGTTTGGAAGTTATCCGCAAAGTGAGGTAACAAAGGCAGATGGAACGATTTATAATACTCTGAAGAATAAGTTTAACTGGGATGATAACGGGGATGGCTATGTTGGAAAGAATAAGTACAGAAGAGTAGCCAGGAAAGATGTTGAATATCCTGCAAACTGGGAGAATAACCAGGATTACCGTTATTTTAAGTATGAGCCTGTTAAATGGCGTGTGCTGAATGTAGAAGGGGAAAAGGCTCTTCTGGTAGCCGATAAGGCGCTGGATCTAAAGCCATATCATAATACATATACGGATGTTACCTGGGAGAAATGCAGTCTGCGAAGCTGGCTTAACGATGAGTTTATAAACAGTGCATTTTTAGCAAACGAACGAAGTGCAATACCAAGCACAACGGTGAAAGCAGAAAGTAGTATAAGACCAACGACAGATGGTAATAAAGTAGACGGTGGAAAGGATACAACGGATAAGGTTTTTATATTATCTTTTTCGGAAGTAAGCGGAAAATACGGATTCCGTTCGGTTGACGATTTGGATTCTTATGGAGACCATGATGAGGCAAAAAAATGTAGTATGACGAATTATGCTTATGTGTTTAATGGTTCATCATACGAAGAAAAAAATTGCTACTGGTGGATTCGAAATCCGGGAGATTATTCTAATATGGCAGTAATATCTGGTGAGAATGGAAGAGTTTTAGGATATGGAAATGGCGTAAATGCAAGTCAGCCGGCTGTTCGTCCTGCTCTATATCTCAATCTTTCCAACAAGAAAGTGTATTCGGATGCCGGTACCGTATGTTCTAATGGTAAAGTAAAAGAATCGAAAAAAGAAGAGGGCTATGTAGAGGACAATGATTTTGTCAATCAGCTTGACGTGGCAAATATGCTGGAAGATATTGAGATAAGTGGCGGTAAATTTTCTTCTCCTGAAATGGAAATTCTAGGTAAAAAAGTATCTTTGATAAATGCAGATGCAGATGGGCATGTAGCGCAAAGTTTGCATAGAAAATTCATCTTAATGATATAA
- a CDS encoding type II toxin-antitoxin system HicA family toxin, whose translation MPMKPQEMIRLLKKNGFIKISQNGSHVKMKNFKTGKQTTVPLHSKDLKKGLEDAILKQAGLK comes from the coding sequence ATGCCAATGAAACCACAAGAAATGATAAGATTATTAAAAAAGAATGGTTTCATAAAAATAAGTCAAAATGGTTCCCATGTGAAAATGAAGAATTTTAAAACTGGCAAGCAAACAACAGTTCCTCTTCATAGCAAAGATTTAAAAAAAGGACTAGAAGATGCTATCCTAAAACAAGCGGGCTTAAAATAG
- a CDS encoding type II toxin-antitoxin system HicB family antitoxin, whose product MKKLFYPAVFHIAEEGGYWVTFPDFPECLTQGENMQEAYDMAIDALGLILTDDINDRKELPEPSNITHVDDGVVVIIPYDYLEYNRKYHNKSIKKTLTIPEWLNNEALRLNLNFSQILQDALLNKIQSR is encoded by the coding sequence ATGAAAAAATTATTTTATCCTGCTGTATTTCATATTGCAGAAGAAGGCGGTTATTGGGTGACTTTTCCTGACTTTCCCGAATGTCTAACTCAGGGAGAAAATATGCAAGAAGCCTATGATATGGCTATAGATGCTTTAGGACTTATCTTAACTGATGACATTAACGACCGTAAAGAACTTCCAGAACCGTCTAACATCACACATGTTGATGATGGAGTTGTCGTAATCATCCCATATGATTATTTGGAATATAATCGAAAGTATCATAATAAATCTATCAAAAAAACTTTAACAATCCCTGAATGGTTGAATAACGAAGCATTGCGATTGAATTTAAACTTTTCACAGATTTTGCAGGATGCTCTTTTAAACAAAATTCAATCTCGTTAA
- a CDS encoding oxaloacetate decarboxylase subunit alpha → MAEIKKKPVKIVETVLRDAHQSLIATRMTTEEMLPIVDKMDQVGYHAVECWGGATFDACLRFLKEDPWERLRKLKDGFKNTKLQMLFRGQNILGYKPYPDDVVEYFVQKSIANGIDVIRIFDCLNDLRNLQTAVNATKKEGGHAQIALSYTIGDAYTLDYWKKTAKNIEEMGADSICIKDMAGLLVPNEATRLVTALKQATDIPIELHTHYTSGVGGMTYLKAVEAGVDIIDTAMSPFAMGTSQPATEVMAETFRGTEFDTGFDQKLLGEIADYFRPIREKYLANGLMSPKVLGVNIKTLMYQVPGGMLSNLVSQLEQQGASDKFYEVLEEVPKVRKDFGEPPLVTPSSQIVGTQAVLNVLTGERYKMITNESKALLRGEYGQTVKPMNKEVQKKAIGDEKPITCRPADLLEPELSKIEAEMSQWKEQDEDILTYALFPQVATEFFKYRAAQENKIDPAKADVKNGAYPV, encoded by the coding sequence ATGGCTGAAATTAAGAAAAAACCAGTTAAAATCGTTGAAACTGTTCTCCGGGACGCACATCAGTCTCTGATTGCTACAAGAATGACAACAGAGGAGATGCTGCCAATCGTAGATAAGATGGATCAGGTTGGTTATCATGCAGTAGAATGCTGGGGAGGCGCAACATTTGATGCCTGCCTGCGTTTCTTAAAGGAAGATCCATGGGAGAGACTTCGTAAATTAAAAGATGGCTTTAAAAATACAAAGTTACAGATGTTATTCCGCGGACAGAACATCTTAGGATATAAACCATATCCGGATGATGTTGTAGAATATTTCGTACAGAAGTCTATCGCAAACGGAATTGATGTTATCCGTATCTTTGACTGTTTAAATGACCTTAGAAACTTACAGACAGCGGTAAATGCAACAAAGAAAGAGGGAGGACACGCACAGATTGCCCTTTCTTATACAATTGGTGATGCCTATACATTAGACTACTGGAAAAAGACGGCTAAGAATATCGAGGAGATGGGTGCAGATTCTATCTGTATCAAAGATATGGCAGGACTTTTAGTGCCGAATGAAGCAACTCGCCTTGTAACTGCATTAAAGCAGGCAACAGACATCCCTATTGAGCTTCACACACACTATACCAGTGGTGTCGGCGGAATGACCTACTTAAAAGCAGTAGAAGCAGGCGTAGATATCATTGATACAGCCATGTCACCATTTGCAATGGGAACAAGCCAGCCAGCAACAGAGGTTATGGCTGAAACATTCCGCGGTACAGAATTTGATACAGGATTTGACCAGAAGCTTTTAGGCGAGATTGCAGACTATTTCCGCCCAATACGTGAGAAATATCTGGCAAATGGTTTAATGAGTCCAAAGGTACTTGGCGTAAATATCAAGACGTTAATGTATCAGGTACCGGGTGGAATGCTTTCTAACCTTGTATCTCAGTTAGAGCAGCAGGGAGCATCCGATAAGTTCTATGAGGTATTAGAGGAAGTGCCAAAGGTACGTAAAGACTTCGGTGAACCACCGTTAGTTACACCATCCAGCCAGATTGTCGGAACACAGGCTGTATTAAATGTACTTACCGGAGAGCGTTATAAAATGATTACAAACGAGTCAAAAGCCCTTCTTCGTGGAGAATACGGCCAGACCGTAAAACCAATGAATAAAGAAGTACAGAAAAAGGCAATCGGCGATGAAAAGCCAATTACCTGCCGTCCAGCCGACCTTCTTGAACCGGAATTATCTAAGATTGAGGCAGAGATGAGCCAGTGGAAAGAACAGGACGAAGATATTCTTACTTATGCATTGTTCCCACAGGTAGCAACCGAATTCTTTAAATACAGAGCGGCACAGGAGAATAAGATTGATCCTGCAAAAGCCGATGTAAAGAATGGAGCATATCCAGTGTAG
- a CDS encoding sodium ion-translocating decarboxylase subunit beta → MSYVVETMTNLAAQTGFAFLKPGNFIMILVALVFLYLAIAKGYEPLLLVPISFGMLLVNLYPSIMEEGGLLHYFYLLDEWSILPSLIFLGVGALTDFGPLIANPASFLLGAAAQFGIYSAYFLAMLMGFNGKAAAAISIIGGADGPTSIFLAGKLGQTDLMGPIAVAAYSYMSLVPIIQPPIMKLLTTEKERQIKMEQLRTVTKTEKIMFPIVVTVVVCLILPTTAPLVGMLMLGNLFRESGVVKQLSETASNALMYIVVIILGTSVGATTSAEAFLNVSTIKIVVLGLVAFAVGTAAGVLFGKLMCKVTGGKVNPLIGSAGVSAVPMAARVSQKVGAEADPSNFLLMHAMGPNVAGVIGTAVAAGTFMAIFGV, encoded by the coding sequence ATGAGTTATGTTGTAGAGACAATGACGAATCTCGCAGCACAGACCGGATTTGCATTCTTAAAGCCAGGTAACTTCATTATGATACTGGTTGCTTTAGTCTTCTTATATCTGGCCATCGCCAAAGGATATGAGCCACTTTTGTTAGTGCCGATTTCTTTTGGTATGCTGCTGGTTAACTTATATCCGTCCATTATGGAAGAAGGCGGATTATTACATTATTTTTACTTATTAGATGAATGGAGTATTCTCCCTTCACTGATTTTCTTAGGAGTTGGTGCCCTGACAGACTTTGGCCCGCTGATTGCCAACCCGGCAAGTTTTCTGCTTGGTGCGGCGGCACAGTTTGGTATTTACAGTGCGTATTTCCTTGCAATGCTTATGGGATTTAACGGAAAGGCAGCAGCAGCGATTTCCATTATCGGTGGAGCGGATGGTCCGACCTCTATTTTCCTTGCCGGAAAGCTTGGACAGACAGATTTAATGGGACCGATCGCGGTAGCGGCATATTCTTATATGTCACTCGTTCCGATTATTCAGCCGCCGATCATGAAGCTTCTTACAACAGAAAAAGAACGTCAGATCAAGATGGAACAGTTAAGAACGGTCACAAAGACAGAGAAGATTATGTTCCCGATCGTCGTAACAGTTGTTGTATGTCTGATTCTTCCTACAACAGCACCATTAGTTGGTATGCTGATGCTCGGTAACCTTTTCAGAGAGTCCGGCGTAGTAAAACAGCTTTCAGAGACAGCGTCTAATGCTCTTATGTACATCGTAGTTATTATTCTTGGTACATCCGTTGGTGCGACAACAAGTGCAGAGGCATTCTTAAATGTCAGCACAATCAAGATTGTAGTATTAGGTCTTGTAGCTTTTGCTGTTGGTACAGCAGCCGGTGTTCTTTTCGGAAAGCTTATGTGTAAGGTTACCGGAGGAAAGGTAAACCCATTGATCGGTTCTGCCGGAGTATCTGCCGTTCCTATGGCAGCTCGTGTATCCCAGAAGGTTGGAGCAGAAGCAGATCCATCGAACTTCCTGCTGATGCATGCGATGGGACCAAACGTTGCCGGAGTTATCGGTACGGCTGTAGCAGCCGGAACCTTTATGGCGATTTTTGGTGTATAA
- a CDS encoding biotin/lipoyl-containing protein → MKNYRITVNGVAYDVAVEELGAGEAGAAPVSTPAAAPAPAKKAAPKTSGSAGAVKITAPMPGKIVAVKAQAGASVKKGDAVLVLEAMKMENEICAAQDGVIASVEVAVGDMVEGGDVLATMN, encoded by the coding sequence ATGAAAAATTATAGAATTACAGTTAATGGTGTTGCTTATGATGTGGCAGTAGAAGAATTAGGTGCAGGAGAAGCAGGTGCAGCGCCGGTAAGTACACCAGCAGCCGCTCCGGCTCCAGCTAAGAAAGCTGCTCCAAAGACTTCCGGAAGTGCCGGTGCCGTAAAGATTACAGCACCAATGCCAGGTAAGATCGTAGCAGTAAAAGCACAGGCAGGTGCTTCTGTAAAGAAAGGCGATGCGGTTCTTGTATTAGAGGCTATGAAGATGGAGAATGAGATCTGTGCAGCACAGGATGGTGTTATCGCAAGTGTGGAAGTAGCAGTTGGAGATATGGTAGAAGGCGGAGATGTACTGGCTACAATGAACTAG
- a CDS encoding acyl-CoA carboxylase subunit beta, with protein MGNSKMNARERIDYLFDDHSFVEVGGYVSARNTDYNLGANKVEGDGVITGYGVINDRMVYVYSQDVSALGGSVGEMHAKKISSLYDLAMKTGAPIIGMLDCAGLRLQEATDALHAFGTIFNKQAQASGMIPQISAVFGMCGGGSAVMSAMSDFTLMEKENGSLFINSPNALAGNEESRQNTAGAQFQSEQAGNVDFVCETEEDLLEQLRILVDVLPSDYEAEDAYFDNDDDLNRIIPELNDAAYDAPAILKAVSDSSMYIETKAMYAKEMVTAFIRLNGETVGAVANQPVDGESVLTRNGLEKAERFIKFCDAFAIPLLTVTNVTGLRANAHEERKQALALAKFTTTLAQVSVPRINLIAGEAYGTAAEVMNSKAIGADFVLAWPQASVGMMDAEQAVRIMYAEEIDAADDKMALIAEKTTEYAEGQSSALAAAKRGYVDDIIEPDATRKRLIAAYEMLYGKKVTPVTKKHTAV; from the coding sequence ATGGGTAATTCAAAAATGAATGCCAGAGAGCGTATTGACTATCTGTTTGATGACCACAGTTTTGTGGAAGTTGGCGGATATGTTTCTGCTCGTAATACCGATTATAATCTCGGTGCGAACAAGGTGGAAGGTGATGGTGTTATCACTGGATATGGAGTAATTAATGACCGTATGGTTTATGTTTACAGTCAGGATGTTTCCGCACTGGGCGGTTCTGTAGGCGAGATGCATGCGAAGAAGATTTCTTCCCTTTATGATTTGGCGATGAAGACAGGGGCACCGATCATTGGAATGCTTGACTGTGCAGGGCTTCGATTACAGGAAGCGACAGATGCACTTCATGCTTTCGGAACTATTTTTAATAAACAGGCACAGGCATCCGGAATGATCCCACAGATTTCTGCAGTATTCGGAATGTGCGGAGGAGGAAGTGCCGTAATGTCCGCTATGTCTGATTTTACATTAATGGAGAAGGAGAACGGCAGTCTCTTTATCAACAGTCCGAATGCATTAGCAGGGAATGAAGAATCCCGTCAGAATACAGCAGGAGCGCAGTTCCAGTCTGAGCAGGCTGGTAATGTAGATTTTGTTTGTGAAACAGAGGAAGATCTTCTTGAACAGCTTCGAATTCTTGTTGATGTACTTCCTTCTGATTATGAAGCAGAAGATGCATACTTTGATAATGATGATGATTTAAACAGAATTATTCCTGAATTGAATGATGCAGCTTATGATGCACCTGCTATTTTAAAGGCTGTTTCTGACAGCAGTATGTATATAGAGACAAAGGCAATGTATGCAAAAGAGATGGTAACTGCATTTATCCGTTTGAACGGCGAGACGGTAGGTGCCGTTGCAAACCAGCCGGTAGACGGAGAGTCTGTTTTGACAAGGAATGGCCTTGAAAAAGCAGAAAGATTTATTAAGTTCTGTGATGCATTTGCGATTCCTCTTCTTACAGTAACGAACGTGACAGGACTTCGTGCCAACGCCCATGAGGAGAGAAAGCAGGCACTCGCATTAGCGAAGTTTACGACAACACTTGCACAGGTTAGTGTACCTCGTATTAATCTCATTGCAGGCGAGGCGTATGGAACTGCTGCGGAAGTAATGAATTCTAAAGCTATTGGGGCTGACTTTGTTCTGGCATGGCCACAGGCATCTGTAGGAATGATGGATGCAGAACAGGCAGTCCGTATCATGTATGCAGAGGAAATTGATGCTGCCGATGATAAGATGGCATTGATTGCAGAGAAAACTACGGAATATGCAGAAGGACAGAGCAGTGCATTAGCAGCTGCAAAGAGAGGATATGTAGATGACATCATCGAGCCGGATGCAACAAGAAAGCGTCTGATTGCTGCTTATGAAATGCTTTACGGAAAGAAAGTAACTCCAGTGACAAAGAAGCATACGGCAGTATAG
- a CDS encoding orotate phosphoribosyltransferase, with translation MENRKIEFRSKTCNLHISAYPGHFATKHSHVNYFLDMTTLKIRQSNAEEAAKALVPLYKHNTVVDTIVCLDGTEVIGAFLAEKLTESGFFSYNQHKSIYIVTPEIDTDGQMFFRKNIQPMIKDRNIIILMASITTGITINRSWECIEYYGGKLQGISAIFSAISEYGNLPVNALFTTNDIPSYHTYSKHDCPYCKNGQKIDALVNGHGYSELL, from the coding sequence ATGGAAAACCGTAAAATTGAATTTCGTTCAAAAACCTGTAACCTGCACATTTCTGCCTATCCGGGACATTTCGCAACAAAACACTCCCACGTTAACTACTTCTTAGATATGACAACGTTAAAAATACGTCAGTCTAACGCAGAAGAAGCAGCAAAAGCTTTAGTTCCACTTTACAAACATAACACTGTCGTCGATACGATCGTATGTCTTGACGGAACAGAAGTAATCGGAGCCTTCCTTGCAGAAAAGCTGACAGAGAGTGGCTTCTTCTCCTATAACCAGCATAAGTCTATCTATATCGTTACCCCTGAAATTGATACGGATGGACAGATGTTCTTCCGCAAAAATATCCAACCAATGATCAAAGACAGAAATATTATCATTTTAATGGCATCCATCACAACCGGTATCACAATCAACCGAAGCTGGGAATGTATTGAATATTATGGCGGTAAGCTGCAGGGAATCTCTGCGATTTTCAGTGCCATCTCTGAATACGGTAACCTTCCTGTAAATGCATTGTTTACTACGAATGATATTCCTTCCTATCATACATATAGCAAACACGACTGCCCATATTGCAAAAATGGACAAAAAATCGATGCGCTTGTAAACGGACATGGGTATTCCGAATTACTATAA
- a CDS encoding GGDEF domain-containing protein, with protein MMLILHKQVQGLDKRLTSQTFTELIVSAMVYVFLDMIYGLQQNAVIHLPVTVSKFVNVMMFVSLYSLTHLVFAFMECELGRTWVEDSKKRQLSLIPAVILTIMTICSLKWHFFFYVDAEGIFQRGSFYGVIIPFVYIYIFLVTLRIFTMFPQKKYYALRGKLEMIFGMVVFPVIAGILQMFFTEISIICFGLTLGIIQVFTAFLTNRITMDELTQINNRTKLMQYLEGYMERHTEGEETDLHFLMIDLDDFKQINDTYGHVEGDRALIRIAGVLKKTLAGHAGILARYGGDEFCIAGEMIQEDAERLIKNLYENLEKANKQAACPYDIGMSVGCAQFTKEVRTIPDLMNSADEDMYLRKEQKRTNL; from the coding sequence ATGATGCTAATATTACACAAACAGGTGCAGGGATTAGATAAGCGCCTGACTTCACAGACATTTACGGAGTTGATCGTATCTGCGATGGTATATGTATTTTTGGATATGATATATGGGCTGCAGCAGAATGCAGTGATTCATTTGCCGGTTACAGTGAGTAAGTTTGTAAATGTAATGATGTTTGTTTCGTTATATTCGTTAACGCATCTTGTATTTGCGTTTATGGAATGTGAACTTGGAAGAACGTGGGTGGAAGATTCTAAAAAAAGACAGCTTAGTCTCATTCCGGCTGTGATTTTAACGATTATGACAATCTGTTCACTAAAGTGGCATTTTTTCTTTTATGTTGATGCGGAGGGCATTTTTCAAAGAGGATCTTTTTATGGTGTGATTATACCATTTGTTTATATTTATATTTTTTTGGTGACACTTCGCATTTTTACAATGTTTCCTCAAAAGAAGTATTATGCACTTCGTGGAAAGCTGGAGATGATATTTGGAATGGTCGTATTTCCGGTTATTGCAGGTATTTTGCAAATGTTTTTCACAGAGATTTCTATTATTTGTTTTGGACTGACACTCGGAATTATTCAGGTATTTACGGCATTTCTTACAAATAGAATTACAATGGATGAATTAACGCAGATTAATAACCGGACAAAGCTGATGCAGTATTTGGAAGGATATATGGAAAGACATACAGAAGGGGAAGAAACAGATTTACATTTTTTGATGATTGATCTTGATGATTTTAAACAGATTAATGATACATATGGTCATGTTGAAGGAGACAGGGCATTGATAAGAATAGCAGGGGTTTTGAAAAAAACACTGGCAGGACATGCAGGTATTCTTGCAAGATATGGCGGAGATGAATTCTGTATTGCAGGAGAGATGATTCAGGAAGATGCAGAACGACTGATTAAGAACTTATATGAAAATCTGGAGAAAGCGAATAAACAGGCGGCCTGTCCATATGATATAGGAATGTCCGTTGGCTGTGCACAGTTTACAAAAGAAGTCAGAACTATTCCAGACCTTATGAATAGTGCAGACGAGGATATGTATTTACGAAAAGAACAAAAACGTACTAATTTGTAG
- a CDS encoding TIM barrel protein has protein sequence MQKIPECRSMNFSIYEGMLNRYKDSEDIRKSYESRGLNGLEVIRAGEPDEGKILPDMVNGVHLYFHIFWMDWWKGNYERLDQEFDSREQWLEYFGGMSREFYLNSLRDDLAYAEQVGAKYVVFHVSEVTLRESYIYKYRYTDKEVIDASLEVINTLLDEKEYPFDFLVENLWWSGLTLKNVRLTRRLIEGMHTQRKGIMLDTGHYMNTTTQLKTPEDAVAYLNKMIDKYEKAQMLHWFKGMHLQLSLGGDYVRKQRKEWREHPIDFDKIPFYELFRLAYDHACHIDLHQPFIGKGVREFVERVAPKYITLEYQQNSREEYEQFVEAQSKILKWITIH, from the coding sequence ATGCAAAAAATACCAGAATGTCGTTCCATGAATTTTTCAATTTATGAAGGGATGCTAAATCGTTATAAAGACAGTGAAGATATCAGAAAGTCCTATGAGTCACGAGGATTAAATGGATTGGAAGTGATTCGGGCAGGCGAGCCAGATGAAGGAAAGATTCTGCCAGATATGGTGAACGGGGTACATCTGTATTTTCATATTTTCTGGATGGACTGGTGGAAGGGAAATTATGAACGCCTAGATCAGGAATTTGATTCAAGAGAGCAGTGGCTGGAATACTTTGGAGGAATGAGCAGGGAATTCTATCTGAACAGTTTGCGGGATGATCTTGCCTATGCAGAACAAGTCGGAGCAAAGTATGTAGTTTTCCATGTTTCGGAAGTGACACTCCGGGAGAGCTATATTTATAAATACCGCTATACAGATAAAGAAGTGATTGATGCAAGCTTAGAGGTCATCAATACCCTCCTTGACGAAAAAGAATATCCATTCGACTTTCTTGTAGAGAATCTCTGGTGGAGCGGTCTTACCTTAAAAAATGTCCGCCTTACCCGCCGGCTTATAGAAGGAATGCATACACAAAGAAAGGGAATCATGCTCGATACCGGGCATTATATGAATACAACAACACAGTTAAAGACTCCGGAAGATGCCGTAGCATATCTGAATAAAATGATAGACAAATACGAAAAAGCACAGATGCTCCACTGGTTCAAAGGAATGCACCTGCAGCTGTCACTTGGAGGCGATTATGTAAGAAAGCAGCGAAAAGAATGGAGAGAACATCCGATAGACTTTGATAAGATTCCATTTTATGAACTATTTCGCCTTGCATATGACCATGCCTGTCATATTGATCTGCATCAGCCTTTTATCGGAAAAGGTGTCCGGGAATTCGTAGAACGCGTAGCACCAAAGTATATCACACTGGAATATCAGCAAAACAGCCGGGAAGAATATGAACAATTTGTAGAAGCCCAAAGTAAAATTTTGAAATGGATTACGATTCATTAG